From Streptomyces asiaticus, one genomic window encodes:
- the cobN gene encoding cobaltochelatase subunit CobN: MILLLSTSDTDLLSARAATGPVPYRLANPARLALEDLPGLLDGVELVVVRLLGGIRAWQEGLDTLLAGDLPVVVLSGEQAPDAQLMEASTVPVGIAAEAHAYLAHGGPANLGQLARFLSDTVLLTGHGFEPPAPAPTWGPLERTARAAAPADATGPTIAVLYYRAHHMSGNTAFVEALCRAVEDAGGRPLPLFVASLRAPEPELIEALGAADAIVTTVLAAGGTRPAEASAGGDDEAWDARALTALDVPVLQALCLTSPRAAWEENDEGLSPLDAATQVAVPEFDGRLITVPFSFKEVDEDGLPVYVADAERAARVAGIAVRHARLRHIPAADKRLALVLSAYPTKHSRIGNAVGLDTPASAVALLRRLRAEGYDLGPEDGPDALPGLVSGEGDELIYALIEAGGHDQEWLTEEQLARNPVRIPAADYRRWYATLPQELRDAVEEHWGPPPGEMFVDTSRDPEGEIVLAALRRGNLLVVIQPPRGFGENPIAIYHDPDLPPSHHYLAAYRWMATPTADGGFGADAMIHLGKHGNLEWLPGKNAGLSAACGPDAALGDLPLIYPFLVNDPGEGTQAKRRVHATLVDHLVPPMARADSYGDIARLEQLLDEYAAISAMDPAKLPAIRAQIWTLIQAARLDHDLGLEQRPDDDGFDDFLLHVDGWLCEVKDAQIRDGLHVLGGAPTGPERVNLVLAILRARQIWGGTSALPGLREALGLDESAATRTGADEAEERARALVQAMEDAAWAPEAVEKAVLALPDEQRPAVSAVLDFAAREVVPRLAATTDEIDHAVHALNGGFVPAGPSGSPLRGLVNVLPTGRNFYSVDPKAVPSRLAWETGQALADSLLERYRADNDGQWPKSVGLSLWGTSAMRTSGDDVAEALALLGVRPVWDDASRRVTGLEPVPLDQLGRPRVDVTLRISGFFRDAFPHVVGLLDDAVRLAASLDESDEDNYVRAHTRADLAAHGDERRATTRIFGSRPGTYGAGLLQLIDSRDWRTDADLAEVYTVWGGYAYGRGLEGRPAREEMESAYRRIAVAAKNTDTREHDIADSDDYFQYHGGMVATVRALKGTAPAAYIGDSTRPETVRTRTLHEETSRVFRARVVNPRWIEAMRRHGYKGAFELAATVDYLFGYDATTGVVADWMYDKLAQTYLLDPENRAFLEEANPWALHGMAERLLEAESRGLWDEPDPEVLERVRELYLETEGGLEGGDDE; this comes from the coding sequence ATGATTCTGCTGCTGTCGACGTCCGACACCGACCTGCTCAGCGCCCGTGCCGCCACGGGCCCGGTGCCGTACCGCCTCGCCAACCCGGCCCGCCTCGCCCTCGAGGACCTCCCCGGCCTGCTCGACGGCGTCGAACTCGTCGTCGTACGGCTCCTCGGCGGCATCCGCGCCTGGCAGGAGGGGCTCGACACGCTGCTCGCGGGCGACCTCCCCGTCGTGGTCCTCAGCGGTGAACAGGCGCCCGACGCCCAGCTCATGGAGGCGTCCACGGTCCCGGTCGGCATCGCTGCCGAGGCGCACGCCTACCTCGCCCACGGCGGGCCCGCCAACCTGGGCCAGCTGGCCCGGTTCCTCTCCGACACCGTGCTGCTCACCGGTCATGGCTTCGAACCGCCCGCGCCCGCGCCCACCTGGGGTCCGCTGGAGCGCACCGCCCGCGCGGCCGCCCCAGCCGACGCCACCGGCCCGACCATCGCGGTGCTCTACTACCGCGCCCACCACATGAGCGGCAACACCGCCTTCGTGGAGGCCCTGTGCCGCGCCGTGGAGGACGCCGGGGGCCGCCCGCTGCCGCTGTTCGTCGCCTCGCTGCGCGCCCCCGAACCCGAGCTGATCGAGGCACTCGGCGCGGCCGACGCCATCGTCACCACCGTCCTCGCGGCCGGTGGCACCCGCCCCGCCGAGGCGTCCGCGGGCGGCGACGACGAGGCGTGGGACGCGCGCGCGCTCACCGCGCTCGACGTGCCCGTGCTCCAGGCGCTGTGCCTGACCTCGCCGCGCGCCGCATGGGAGGAGAACGACGAGGGGCTCTCGCCGCTGGACGCCGCGACCCAGGTCGCCGTCCCCGAGTTCGACGGGCGGCTCATCACCGTGCCGTTCTCGTTCAAGGAAGTCGACGAGGACGGCCTGCCGGTCTATGTCGCCGACGCCGAGCGCGCCGCGCGTGTCGCCGGAATCGCGGTACGACACGCCCGGCTCCGCCATATCCCCGCCGCCGACAAGCGCCTCGCGCTCGTCCTCTCCGCCTACCCCACCAAGCACTCCCGGATCGGCAACGCCGTCGGCCTCGACACCCCCGCGAGCGCCGTCGCCCTGCTGCGCCGGCTGCGCGCCGAAGGCTACGACCTCGGCCCCGAGGACGGACCGGACGCGCTCCCGGGCCTGGTCTCCGGCGAGGGCGACGAGCTGATCTACGCCCTCATCGAGGCGGGCGGCCATGACCAGGAGTGGCTCACCGAGGAGCAGCTCGCCCGCAACCCGGTCCGCATCCCGGCCGCCGACTACCGCCGCTGGTACGCCACGCTGCCACAGGAGCTCCGGGACGCGGTCGAGGAGCACTGGGGCCCGCCGCCCGGCGAGATGTTCGTGGACACCAGCCGCGACCCCGAGGGCGAGATCGTGCTGGCCGCGCTGCGCCGCGGCAACCTCCTGGTGGTCATCCAGCCGCCGCGCGGCTTCGGCGAGAACCCCATCGCCATCTACCACGACCCCGATCTGCCGCCCTCGCACCACTACCTGGCGGCCTACCGCTGGATGGCCACCCCGACGGCCGATGGCGGGTTCGGCGCCGACGCCATGATCCACCTGGGCAAGCACGGCAACCTGGAGTGGCTGCCGGGCAAGAACGCCGGGCTGTCCGCCGCCTGTGGCCCCGACGCCGCGCTCGGCGATCTGCCGCTGATCTACCCCTTCCTGGTCAACGACCCGGGCGAGGGCACCCAGGCCAAGCGCCGCGTCCACGCCACCCTGGTCGACCACCTGGTGCCGCCGATGGCCCGCGCCGACTCCTACGGCGACATCGCGCGGCTGGAGCAGCTGCTGGACGAGTACGCGGCCATCTCCGCGATGGACCCGGCCAAGCTCCCCGCCATCCGCGCCCAGATCTGGACCCTCATCCAGGCCGCCCGGCTCGACCACGACCTGGGCCTGGAGCAGCGGCCGGACGACGACGGCTTCGACGACTTCCTGCTGCACGTCGACGGCTGGCTGTGCGAGGTCAAGGACGCCCAGATCCGCGACGGACTGCATGTCCTCGGCGGCGCGCCGACCGGCCCCGAGCGCGTCAACCTCGTACTGGCCATCCTCCGCGCCCGCCAGATCTGGGGCGGTACGTCCGCGCTCCCCGGTCTGCGCGAGGCGCTCGGCCTGGACGAGTCGGCCGCCACCCGCACCGGTGCCGACGAGGCCGAGGAGCGGGCCCGCGCGCTGGTCCAGGCGATGGAGGACGCCGCATGGGCTCCGGAGGCCGTCGAGAAGGCCGTCCTCGCCCTGCCCGACGAGCAGCGCCCCGCGGTCTCCGCGGTCCTCGACTTCGCCGCCCGCGAGGTCGTACCCCGGCTGGCCGCCACGACGGACGAGATCGACCACGCCGTACACGCGCTGAACGGCGGCTTCGTCCCGGCCGGGCCGTCCGGCTCGCCGCTGCGCGGACTGGTCAACGTCCTGCCGACCGGCCGCAACTTCTACTCCGTCGACCCCAAGGCCGTGCCCAGCAGGCTGGCCTGGGAGACCGGCCAGGCCCTCGCCGATTCGCTCCTGGAGCGCTACCGCGCCGACAACGACGGTCAGTGGCCGAAGTCCGTCGGCCTCTCGCTGTGGGGGACGAGCGCGATGCGCACCTCCGGCGACGATGTGGCCGAGGCGCTGGCGCTGCTGGGCGTCCGCCCGGTGTGGGACGACGCCTCGCGGCGAGTAACGGGACTCGAACCCGTACCCCTCGACCAGCTGGGCCGCCCGCGCGTCGATGTCACCCTGCGCATCAGCGGGTTCTTCCGGGACGCCTTCCCGCATGTCGTGGGGCTGCTGGACGACGCCGTACGGCTCGCCGCCTCCCTCGACGAGAGCGACGAGGACAACTACGTACGGGCGCACACCCGCGCCGACCTCGCCGCACACGGTGACGAGCGCCGCGCCACCACCCGGATCTTCGGCTCCCGCCCCGGCACCTACGGCGCCGGACTGCTCCAGCTCATCGACAGCCGCGACTGGCGCACCGACGCCGACCTCGCCGAGGTCTACACGGTCTGGGGCGGCTACGCCTACGGCCGCGGTCTCGAGGGGCGGCCGGCGCGCGAGGAGATGGAGAGCGCCTACCGCAGGATCGCGGTGGCGGCCAAGAACACCGACACGCGCGAGCACGACATCGCCGACTCCGACGACTACTTCCAGTACCACGGCGGCATGGTGGCCACCGTGCGCGCCCTGAAGGGCACCGCGCCCGCCGCGTACATCGGCGACTCCACCCGTCCCGAGACGGTCCGCACCCGTACCCTCCACGAGGAGACCTCACGGGTCTTCCGGGCCCGGGTGGTCAATCCGCGCTGGATCGAGGCGATGCGCCGCCACGGCTACAAGGGCGCCTTCGAGCTCGCCGCGACGGTCGACTACCTCTTCGGCTACGACGCGACCACGGGCGTGGTCGCCGACTGGATGTACGACAAGCTCGCCCAGACCTATCTGCTCGACCCGGAGAACCGCGCGTTCCTGGAGGAGGCCAACCCCTGGGCGCTGCACGGCATGGCCGAGCGGCTGCTGGAGGCCGAGAGCCGCGGGCTGTGGGACGAGCCCGACCCGGAGGTGCTGGAGCGGGTGCGGGAGCTGTATCTGGAGACGGAGGGCGGCCTGGAGGGCGGGGACGACGAGTAG
- a CDS encoding nitrite reductase, protein MLAAMPLPPTTTPSGDETPVRGRDDACPGALRLHPADDGSLARIRVPGGLLTTRQAQALGRVAEELGDGRLDITSRGNAQVRGLAAGCGAELAARLRAAGLLPSDRHDRVRNIVASPLSGLDGGGHADVVAWVRELDAVLCGEACVDALAGHGELSGLSGRFLFALDDGRGDVAALGADVTLIATPGGGAMLRIGGPPADAGVASVATGGAAAGGDLWVRSEDVARAAALAAVEFLARARESGTRAWRVRELPARHAVTADGLAARLADAGVEAVRAKHQPAASAAPPAPGPVPGPDGRHALSVALPLGRVSAAQWRLLTGLASRSGADELRMTPWRGVVLPGFAPDDTRDALSELSDAGLVTTPDSPWLGVGACTGRPGCAKSLADVRSHATRMVADTVHGVADMARGVSDMARGVADTVRGVADTAEVGPDTGRVVAAGSEPRPMNGTGADGGRGGAPDPLPVYVSGCERRCGHPGGRWVDALATGDTDYRVTVRGDAKGDTPEAEDGVEVTAEQLAGAVAAARGTT, encoded by the coding sequence ATGCTCGCCGCCATGCCCCTCCCCCCGACAACCACCCCATCCGGGGATGAAACCCCCGTGCGCGGGCGCGATGACGCCTGTCCGGGCGCGCTGCGGCTACACCCGGCGGACGACGGTTCGCTGGCCCGGATCCGGGTGCCCGGCGGCCTGCTGACGACTCGTCAGGCGCAGGCGCTGGGGCGGGTGGCCGAGGAGCTGGGCGACGGGCGGCTGGACATCACCTCGCGGGGCAATGCGCAGGTGCGCGGCCTGGCGGCGGGGTGCGGCGCGGAGCTGGCGGCCCGGCTGCGGGCGGCCGGACTGCTTCCCTCGGACCGCCATGACCGGGTGCGCAACATCGTGGCGTCGCCGCTGTCCGGCCTGGACGGTGGCGGGCACGCCGATGTGGTGGCGTGGGTGCGTGAGTTGGACGCCGTGCTGTGCGGCGAGGCATGCGTCGACGCGTTGGCGGGGCATGGGGAATTGTCGGGCTTGTCGGGCAGGTTTCTGTTCGCGCTGGACGATGGGCGTGGCGATGTGGCCGCGTTGGGTGCGGATGTGACATTGATCGCAACGCCTGGTGGTGGGGCGATGCTGCGGATCGGGGGGCCGCCGGCGGATGCGGGCGTGGCGAGCGTCGCCACGGGCGGAGCGGCCGCGGGGGGTGATCTGTGGGTGCGGAGCGAGGACGTGGCGCGGGCGGCGGCGCTGGCCGCGGTGGAGTTCCTGGCGAGGGCCCGGGAGAGCGGGACCCGGGCGTGGCGGGTACGTGAACTCCCCGCCCGACACGCCGTGACCGCCGACGGCTTGGCCGCGCGACTCGCCGACGCGGGCGTCGAGGCCGTACGGGCGAAGCACCAACCAGCGGCATCTGCCGCACCCCCCGCCCCCGGGCCGGTCCCCGGCCCGGACGGGCGCCACGCGCTGTCCGTCGCCCTCCCCCTGGGCCGGGTGAGCGCCGCGCAGTGGCGGCTGCTCACCGGGCTCGCCTCCCGGAGCGGGGCGGATGAGCTGCGTATGACACCCTGGCGCGGCGTGGTGCTCCCCGGGTTCGCCCCGGACGACACGCGCGATGCCTTGTCCGAACTGTCCGACGCGGGACTGGTGACCACGCCGGACTCGCCGTGGCTCGGGGTCGGCGCGTGCACGGGACGGCCCGGCTGCGCCAAGTCCCTGGCGGATGTGCGGTCCCACGCGACACGCATGGTCGCAGACACGGTGCACGGGGTCGCGGACATGGCGCGCGGGGTCTCGGACATGGCGCGCGGGGTCGCCGACACGGTGCGCGGGGTCGCCGACACGGCGGAAGTGGGACCGGACACCGGACGAGTTGTCGCCGCCGGTTCGGAGCCGCGCCCGATGAACGGCACGGGGGCCGACGGCGGTCGCGGGGGCGCGCCCGATCCGCTGCCGGTGTACGTCTCCGGCTGTGAACGGCGCTGCGGCCACCCCGGGGGCCGCTGGGTGGACGCGCTGGCGACCGGCGACACGGACTATCGGGTCACCGTGCGGGGCGACGCGAAGGGCGACACGCCGGAGGCGGAGGACGGCGTGGAAGTGACAGCAGAGCAGTTGGCCGGCGCCGTTGCGGCGGCCCGTGGAACGACATGA
- a CDS encoding precorrin-8X methylmutase, translating to MIEDTVFDYEKDGAAIYRASFATIRAEADLGGLPADISQVAVRMIHACGMVDLVKDLAYTPEVVSRARAALRSGAPVLCDARMVASGVTRKRLPADNEVICTLSDPAVPELARRMGTTRSAAALELWRDRLEGSVVAVGNAPTALFRLLEMIEEGGPGAPRPAAVIGVPVGFIGAAESKEALAGHPAALDHLVVHGRRGGSAIAAAAINAIASEEE from the coding sequence ATGATCGAGGACACCGTGTTCGACTACGAGAAGGACGGAGCGGCCATCTACCGCGCGTCCTTTGCCACCATCCGCGCCGAGGCCGACCTCGGCGGGCTCCCCGCCGACATCAGCCAGGTGGCGGTGCGGATGATCCACGCCTGCGGCATGGTCGACCTGGTCAAGGACCTCGCGTACACCCCCGAGGTGGTCTCCCGCGCCCGCGCCGCGCTGCGGTCCGGCGCGCCCGTGCTGTGCGACGCGCGCATGGTGGCCAGCGGGGTCACCCGCAAACGGCTGCCCGCCGACAACGAGGTGATCTGCACCCTCTCGGACCCGGCCGTACCGGAGTTGGCGCGGCGCATGGGCACCACGCGCAGCGCCGCCGCGCTGGAGCTGTGGCGGGACCGGCTCGAGGGTTCGGTGGTGGCGGTCGGCAACGCGCCCACGGCGCTGTTCCGGCTGCTGGAGATGATCGAAGAGGGCGGGCCCGGCGCGCCGCGCCCGGCCGCCGTGATCGGCGTGCCGGTGGGCTTCATCGGCGCGGCCGAGTCCAAGGAGGCGCTGGCCGGGCATCCGGCGGCGCTCGACCACCTGGTGGTGCACGGCCGGCGCGGCGGCAGCGCCATCGCCGCGGCCGCGATCAACGCGATAGCGAGCGAGGAAGAGTGA
- a CDS encoding precorrin-2 C(20)-methyltransferase, with protein sequence MSEQQTGRLYGVGLGPGDPSLMTVRAVEVIAAADVIAYHSARHGRSIARSIAERHLRPDHIEERLVYPVTTETTDHPGGYRGAMEEFYADAAARLAAHLDAGRTVAVLAEGDPLFYGSYMHMHKRLADRYPTEVIPGVTSVSAAAARLGTPLVEGEEVLTVLPGTLPEEELTARLATADAAAVMKLGRTFPTVRRALERSGRLADARYVERATMNAERTAPLAEVDPESVPYFSMAVLPSRVDAPHGDGGAGVAGGDRGDRGDAPNGDRVGMPSGERADAPGGVSGRPGEVVVVGLGPAGPLWLTPEARGELAAAEDLVGYTTYLDRVPVRPGQRRHASDNKVEAVRAEFALDLARRGRRVAVVSSGDPGVFAMATAVLEAACEDPYREVPVRIVPGMTAAHAAAARAGAPLGHDYAVISLSDRLKPWEVIAERLRAAAAADLVLALYNPGSRSRVWQVGKARELLLEHRAPDTPVVLGRDIGGPGERVRIVRLADLDPAQIDMRTILLVGSTQTRTARRGDGTDIVWTPRRYPEA encoded by the coding sequence GTGAGCGAGCAGCAGACGGGCCGGCTCTACGGTGTGGGGCTCGGCCCCGGCGACCCCTCCCTGATGACCGTACGCGCGGTGGAGGTCATCGCCGCGGCCGATGTCATCGCGTACCACAGCGCCCGGCACGGGCGCAGCATCGCGCGCTCCATCGCCGAGCGCCATCTGCGGCCCGACCACATCGAGGAGCGGCTGGTCTACCCGGTCACCACGGAGACCACCGACCATCCGGGCGGCTATCGCGGCGCGATGGAGGAGTTCTACGCGGACGCGGCCGCCCGGCTCGCCGCGCATCTGGACGCGGGGCGCACGGTCGCGGTGCTCGCGGAGGGCGATCCGCTCTTCTACGGCTCGTACATGCACATGCACAAGCGGCTCGCCGATCGCTACCCCACCGAGGTCATCCCCGGTGTCACCTCGGTCAGCGCCGCGGCCGCCCGGCTCGGCACACCGCTGGTGGAGGGCGAGGAGGTGCTGACGGTCCTCCCCGGCACCCTGCCGGAGGAGGAGTTGACGGCCCGGCTGGCGACGGCGGACGCGGCGGCCGTGATGAAGCTCGGCCGGACCTTCCCGACGGTGCGCCGGGCGCTGGAGCGGTCGGGACGGCTCGCGGACGCGCGCTATGTGGAGCGCGCCACGATGAACGCGGAGCGGACCGCCCCGCTGGCCGAGGTCGACCCGGAGTCGGTGCCGTACTTCTCGATGGCGGTGCTGCCCAGCCGCGTGGACGCGCCGCACGGTGACGGCGGTGCGGGCGTTGCCGGCGGTGACCGCGGTGACCGCGGCGACGCGCCGAACGGTGACCGCGTGGGCATGCCGAGCGGCGAGCGTGCGGACGCGCCGGGCGGTGTGTCCGGCCGCCCGGGCGAGGTCGTGGTCGTCGGCCTGGGCCCGGCCGGTCCGCTGTGGCTCACCCCCGAGGCGCGCGGCGAGCTGGCCGCCGCCGAGGACCTCGTCGGCTACACCACATACCTGGACCGGGTGCCCGTACGGCCGGGCCAGCGGCGCCATGCCTCCGACAACAAGGTCGAGGCCGTACGCGCCGAGTTCGCCCTCGACCTCGCGCGGCGGGGTCGGCGTGTCGCCGTGGTCTCCTCGGGCGACCCGGGCGTGTTCGCCATGGCCACCGCCGTCCTGGAGGCCGCCTGCGAGGACCCGTATCGCGAGGTCCCGGTGCGGATCGTCCCCGGTATGACGGCGGCCCACGCGGCCGCCGCCCGGGCCGGTGCCCCGCTCGGCCACGACTACGCGGTGATCTCCCTCTCCGACCGGCTCAAGCCCTGGGAGGTCATCGCCGAGCGGCTGCGCGCCGCCGCGGCCGCCGACCTGGTGCTCGCCCTCTACAACCCCGGTTCGCGCAGCCGCGTCTGGCAGGTGGGCAAGGCCCGCGAACTCCTGCTGGAGCACCGCGCCCCCGACACGCCCGTGGTGCTGGGCCGTGACATCGGCGGCCCCGGGGAGCGCGTGCGGATCGTCCGCCTGGCCGACCTCGACCCGGCCCAGATCGACATGCGCACGATCCTCCTGGTGGGCTCCACCCAGACCCGCACGGCCCGCCGCGGCGACGGCACCGACATCGTCTGGACCCCGCGCCGCTACCCGGAGGCGTAG
- a CDS encoding cobalt-precorrin-6A reductase codes for MNSAPARHVLILGGTTEARRLAEELADTPALRVTSSLAGRVATPRLPVGQVRIGGFGGAGGMARWLREHQVDALIDATHPFADTISSHAARAAADVHVPLLALRRPGWVPGPGDRWHSTGSLAEAARLLPGLGERIFLTTGRMGLAAFAHLTEQWFLVRSVDAPEPPVPPRMEVILDRGPFTLEGEAELLRRHRVEVLVTKDSGAHATAPKLAAARAAALPVVIVRRPPAPQGIPVAETPAEAVTWLRTTLA; via the coding sequence ATGAACAGCGCACCGGCGCGCCATGTGCTCATCCTCGGCGGCACCACCGAGGCGCGCCGCCTCGCCGAGGAGCTCGCCGACACGCCCGCGCTGCGCGTCACCAGCTCCCTCGCGGGCCGGGTCGCCACGCCGAGGCTGCCGGTGGGGCAGGTGCGGATCGGCGGGTTCGGCGGCGCCGGGGGCATGGCCCGCTGGCTCCGCGAGCACCAGGTGGACGCGCTCATCGACGCCACCCATCCTTTCGCCGACACGATCAGTTCCCATGCGGCCAGGGCGGCCGCAGACGTCCATGTTCCCCTGCTCGCCCTGCGCCGCCCCGGCTGGGTACCCGGTCCGGGCGACCGCTGGCACTCGACGGGCTCGCTGGCCGAGGCCGCGCGGCTGCTGCCCGGCCTGGGGGAGCGGATCTTCCTCACCACGGGACGGATGGGCCTGGCCGCCTTCGCCCATCTCACCGAGCAGTGGTTCCTGGTCCGCTCGGTCGACGCGCCCGAGCCGCCGGTCCCGCCCCGGATGGAGGTGATCCTCGACCGCGGCCCGTTCACCCTCGAGGGCGAGGCGGAACTGCTGCGCCGCCATCGCGTCGAGGTGCTGGTCACCAAGGACAGCGGCGCCCACGCCACCGCCCCCAAACTCGCCGCGGCCCGCGCCGCCGCCCTCCCGGTCGTCATCGTCCGCCGCCCACCCGCGCCCCAGGGCATCCCGGTGGCCGAAACCCCGGCCGAGGCCGTCACCTGGCTGAGGACGACCCTGGCCTGA
- a CDS encoding cobalt-precorrin-5B (C(1))-methyltransferase, which produces MAEAKTTAEAAGGRGAQLERSGLRHGWTTGACATAATTAAYTALLGAEFPDPVTVELPKGQRPAFALAAEELTADRAMAAVVKDAGDDPDVTHGALVRATVRVLPPGSGVVFRAGPGVGTVTRPGLPLEVGEPAINPVPRQMMRDHIASVAARYGGTGDVEIEISVDHGEEIARSTWNPRLGILGGLSILGTTGIVVPYSCSAWIDSIRRGVDVARAAGRTHVAGCTGSTSEKVAVAVHGLPQDALLDMGDFAGAVLKYLRRHPVDRLTVAGGFAKLSKLAAGHLDLHSSRSQVDKGFLAELARRGGADAELAEAVATANTGLETVQLCTARGVPLGDLVAAAARDTALGVLRGAPVAVDVICIDRAGTIVGRAEPRGPGGG; this is translated from the coding sequence ATGGCTGAGGCGAAGACGACGGCCGAGGCGGCCGGGGGGCGGGGCGCGCAGCTGGAGCGGTCGGGGCTGCGGCACGGCTGGACCACGGGGGCGTGTGCCACCGCCGCGACGACGGCCGCGTACACCGCGCTGCTGGGCGCGGAGTTCCCCGATCCGGTGACCGTCGAACTGCCCAAGGGGCAGCGGCCCGCGTTCGCGCTCGCCGCCGAGGAGCTGACGGCGGACCGGGCCATGGCCGCGGTCGTCAAGGACGCGGGGGACGATCCGGATGTGACCCACGGCGCGCTGGTCAGGGCCACGGTACGGGTACTGCCGCCCGGCAGCGGAGTGGTCTTCCGGGCCGGTCCGGGCGTCGGCACGGTGACCCGGCCCGGGCTGCCGCTCGAGGTGGGCGAACCGGCCATCAACCCCGTCCCGCGCCAGATGATGCGCGACCACATCGCCTCGGTCGCGGCCCGGTACGGCGGCACCGGTGACGTCGAGATCGAGATCTCCGTGGACCACGGCGAGGAGATCGCCCGCTCCACGTGGAATCCGCGGCTGGGCATCCTCGGCGGGCTGTCCATCCTCGGCACGACCGGCATCGTGGTGCCCTACTCCTGCTCGGCCTGGATCGACAGCATCCGGCGCGGGGTGGATGTCGCCCGCGCGGCGGGGCGCACGCATGTCGCGGGCTGTACGGGCTCGACGTCCGAGAAGGTGGCGGTGGCCGTGCACGGGCTGCCGCAGGACGCGCTGCTGGACATGGGCGACTTCGCGGGCGCGGTCCTGAAGTATCTGCGCCGCCACCCGGTGGACCGGCTGACGGTCGCCGGCGGCTTCGCCAAGCTCTCCAAGCTGGCCGCGGGCCATCTGGACCTGCACTCCTCACGGTCCCAGGTGGACAAGGGCTTCCTCGCGGAACTGGCCCGCCGGGGAGGGGCCGACGCGGAGCTGGCGGAGGCGGTGGCCACGGCCAACACCGGCCTTGAGACGGTGCAACTGTGCACCGCCCGCGGCGTCCCTCTGGGCGACCTGGTCGCGGCGGCGGCCCGCGACACGGCCCTCGGGGTGCTACGCGGGGCACCGGTGGCCGTGGACGTCATCTGCATCGACCGCGCCGGCACGATCGTGGGCCGCGCGGAACCCCGCGGCCCCGGGGGTGGCTGA
- the cobM gene encoding precorrin-4 C(11)-methyltransferase codes for MTVYFIGAGPGAADLITVRGARTLARCQVCLYAGSLVPRELLVECPPDARLVDTAQLDLDQITTELVAAHEAGHDVARLHSGDPSVFSAVAEQMRRLDAAGVPYDVVPGVPAFAAAAAALKRELTIPTVGQTVILTRIAQQATPMPDGEDLATLGRSGALLVLHLAARYVDRVVAELLPHYGADCPAAVVAMASRPDELVLRGTLDDIAAQVKAAGVVRTAVIIVGRTLAAAQFPDSHLYSPTRARPCAPGSPPTP; via the coding sequence ATGACGGTGTACTTCATCGGCGCGGGCCCCGGCGCCGCCGACCTGATCACGGTCCGAGGCGCCCGGACCCTGGCCCGCTGCCAGGTGTGTCTCTACGCGGGCAGTCTGGTGCCCCGTGAACTCCTCGTCGAATGCCCGCCGGACGCCCGCCTGGTCGACACCGCCCAGCTCGACCTGGACCAGATCACCACCGAGCTCGTCGCCGCCCACGAGGCGGGGCACGACGTGGCCCGCCTCCACTCCGGCGATCCGTCGGTCTTCAGCGCCGTCGCCGAGCAGATGCGCCGCCTCGACGCGGCCGGCGTTCCGTACGACGTGGTCCCGGGCGTCCCCGCCTTCGCCGCCGCGGCCGCCGCGCTGAAGCGCGAACTGACGATCCCGACCGTCGGCCAGACCGTCATCCTCACCCGCATCGCCCAGCAGGCCACCCCCATGCCGGACGGCGAGGACCTGGCGACCCTGGGCCGCAGCGGCGCTCTTCTCGTCCTGCACCTCGCCGCCCGCTACGTGGATCGCGTCGTCGCCGAACTCCTCCCGCACTACGGCGCCGACTGCCCGGCCGCCGTGGTCGCCATGGCCAGCCGCCCCGACGAACTGGTCCTGCGCGGCACCCTGGACGACATCGCGGCTCAGGTGAAGGCGGCAGGCGTGGTCCGCACGGCGGTCATCATCGTCGGCCGCACCCTGGCCGCCGCCCAGTTCCCCGACAGCCACCTCTACTCCCCGACCAGGGCTCGCCCCTGCGCCCCCGGCTCCCCACCCACCCCCTGA